A window of the Hordeum vulgare subsp. vulgare chromosome 5H, MorexV3_pseudomolecules_assembly, whole genome shotgun sequence genome harbors these coding sequences:
- the LOC123399658 gene encoding probable cytokinin riboside 5'-monophosphate phosphoribohydrolase LOGL5 translates to MEQQEEAPTSTTTVALATSPKPAPASNGCKKLPSRFRRVCVFCGSSPGRKPAYQLAAVQLGQQLVERGIDLVYGGGSVGLMGLVSRAVHGGGGRVTGVVPRSVLPRELIGETPGGEEVKAVSGMHQRKAEMARRADAFVALPGGYGTLEELLEVITWAQLGIHDKPVGLLNVEGYYDSLLDFIDRAVDEGFVSPAARHIIVAAPTPGELLAALEEYAPAHHDASAVKLSWESSVDTMACSPTKPDISR, encoded by the coding sequence AtggagcagcaggaggaggcgccgacgtcgacgacgacggtGGCGCTGGCCACGTCACCCAAGCCGGCGCCGGCGAGCAACGGCTGCAAGAAGCTGCCCTCGCGGTTCCGGCGGGTGTGCGTGTTCTGCGGGAGCAGCCCGGGGAGGAAGCCGGCGTACCAGCTGGCCGCCGTGCAGCTGGGGCAGCAGCTGGTGGAGCGCGGCATCGACCTGGTCTACGGCGGCGGCAGCGTGGGCCTCATGGGCCTGGTGTCCCGCGCGGtgcacggcggcggcgggcgcGTGACGGGCGTCGTGCCCCGGTCGGTGCTCCCGCGGGAGCTCATCGGCGAGACGCCCGGCGGGGAGGAGGTGAAGGCCGTGTCCGGCATGCACCAGCGCAAGGCCGAGATGGCCCGCCGCGCCGACGCCTTCGTGGCGCTCCCCGGCGGCTACGGCACGCTGGAGGAGCTGCTGGAGGTGATCACCTGGGCGCAGCTCGGCATCCACGACAAGCCCGTGGGCCTGCTCAACGTGGAGGGGTACTACGACTCGCTGCTGGACTTCATCGACCGGGCCGTCGACGAGGGGTTCGTGTCGCCGGCGGCGAGGCACATCATCGTCGCCGCGCCCACGCCCGGCGAGCTGCTGGCGGCGCTGGAGGAGTACGCGCCGGCGCACCACGACGCGTCCGCCGTGAAGCTCAGCTGGGAGTCGTCCGTGGACACCATGGCATGCTCGCCCACCAAGCCGGACATCTCGCGCTAG